A single genomic interval of Malania oleifera isolate guangnan ecotype guangnan chromosome 13, ASM2987363v1, whole genome shotgun sequence harbors:
- the LOC131146161 gene encoding signal peptide peptidase-like 1 isoform X1 has translation MESLWKLLYLLEPAPITLILTAVSVTFGSALRALNYGKEMERNRDLSEQSITLDRSQALMIPIMSSCSLLLMFYLFSSVSQLLTAFTAVASASSLFFCLSPYVAHLKSQLGCADPFVSRCCSKSFTRTQGLLLLLCSGTVAAWLVSGHWILNNLLGISICIAFVSHVRLPNIKICAMLLVCLFIYDIFWVFYSERFFGANVMVSVATQQASNPVHTVANSLSLPGLQLITKKLELPVKIIFPRNLLGGVVPGGNADFMMLGLGDMAIPAMLLALVLCFDHRKSRDSVNPLDLPSSKGHKYIWYALTGYAVGLVTALAAGVLTHSPQPALLYLVPSTLGPIIIISWGRKELAELWEGSNTNLNDKSHLTEV, from the exons ATGGAGTCATTGTGGAAACTATTGTATTTGCTGGAGCCTGCTCCCATTACACTCATCTTGACGGCAGTTTCTGTGACGTTTGGATCAGCATTGCGAGCTCTAAATTATGGGAAAGAAATGGAGAGAAACCGTGACTTATCAGAACAATCCATTACATTAGACAGGTCCCAAGCACTCATGATCCCAATTATGAGTTCTTGCAGCTTGCTATTGATGTTTTATCTGTTCTCGTCTGTCTCACAACTCCTAACTGCATTCACAGCTGTGGCCTCCGCTTCATCTCTTTTCTTTTGCTTGTCTCCTTATGTTGCCCATTTGAAGTCACAGTTAGGTTGTGCTGACCCATTTGTGTCAAGGTGTTGTTCAAAGTCATTTACCCGAACCCAAGGGCTTCTATTGCTGCTATGCTCTGGCACAGTAGCAGCTTGGCTCGTTTCTGGGCATTGGATATTGAACAATTTGTTGGGTATTTCTATTTGTATTGCTTTTGTGAGCCATGTACGTCTCCCAAACATCAAAATATGTGCAATGCTCCTGGTTTGTTTGTTCATATATGACATTTTCTGGGTTTTCTATTCTGAGAGATTTTTTGGTGCGAATGTTATGGTGTCAGTTGCAACACAACAAGCATCTAATCCTGTTCACACAGTAGCTAATAGTTTAAGCCTTCCTGGCTTGCAATTAATTACAAAGAAACTGGAGTTGCCTGTGAAGATTATCTTTCCTCGGAATTTGTTGGGTGGAGTTGTTCCAGGGGGGAATGCAGATTTTATGATGCTCGGTCTCGGTGACATG GCTATACCTGCCATGCTTCTGGCTTTAGTTCTCTGTTTTGATCATAGAAAGAGCAGAGATTCAGTAAACCCTTTAGATTTACCTTCCTCGAAGGGGCACAAATATATTTGGTATGCCCTTACGGGATATGCAGTTGGCCTGGTGACTGCCTTAGCAGCTGGGGTTTTAACTCACTCTCCTCAACCAGCACTTCTTTATCTG GTGCCATCGACACTTGGACCCATCATCATCATCTCTTGGGGAAGGAAGGAGCTAGCAGAGCTATGGGAAGGATCAAATACAAACCTAAATGACAAATCTCATTTAACCGAAGTTTGA
- the LOC131146161 gene encoding signal peptide peptidase-like 1 isoform X2 produces the protein MERNRDLSEQSITLDRSQALMIPIMSSCSLLLMFYLFSSVSQLLTAFTAVASASSLFFCLSPYVAHLKSQLGCADPFVSRCCSKSFTRTQGLLLLLCSGTVAAWLVSGHWILNNLLGISICIAFVSHVRLPNIKICAMLLVCLFIYDIFWVFYSERFFGANVMVSVATQQASNPVHTVANSLSLPGLQLITKKLELPVKIIFPRNLLGGVVPGGNADFMMLGLGDMAIPAMLLALVLCFDHRKSRDSVNPLDLPSSKGHKYIWYALTGYAVGLVTALAAGVLTHSPQPALLYLVPSTLGPIIIISWGRKELAELWEGSNTNLNDKSHLTEV, from the exons ATGGAGAGAAACCGTGACTTATCAGAACAATCCATTACATTAGACAGGTCCCAAGCACTCATGATCCCAATTATGAGTTCTTGCAGCTTGCTATTGATGTTTTATCTGTTCTCGTCTGTCTCACAACTCCTAACTGCATTCACAGCTGTGGCCTCCGCTTCATCTCTTTTCTTTTGCTTGTCTCCTTATGTTGCCCATTTGAAGTCACAGTTAGGTTGTGCTGACCCATTTGTGTCAAGGTGTTGTTCAAAGTCATTTACCCGAACCCAAGGGCTTCTATTGCTGCTATGCTCTGGCACAGTAGCAGCTTGGCTCGTTTCTGGGCATTGGATATTGAACAATTTGTTGGGTATTTCTATTTGTATTGCTTTTGTGAGCCATGTACGTCTCCCAAACATCAAAATATGTGCAATGCTCCTGGTTTGTTTGTTCATATATGACATTTTCTGGGTTTTCTATTCTGAGAGATTTTTTGGTGCGAATGTTATGGTGTCAGTTGCAACACAACAAGCATCTAATCCTGTTCACACAGTAGCTAATAGTTTAAGCCTTCCTGGCTTGCAATTAATTACAAAGAAACTGGAGTTGCCTGTGAAGATTATCTTTCCTCGGAATTTGTTGGGTGGAGTTGTTCCAGGGGGGAATGCAGATTTTATGATGCTCGGTCTCGGTGACATG GCTATACCTGCCATGCTTCTGGCTTTAGTTCTCTGTTTTGATCATAGAAAGAGCAGAGATTCAGTAAACCCTTTAGATTTACCTTCCTCGAAGGGGCACAAATATATTTGGTATGCCCTTACGGGATATGCAGTTGGCCTGGTGACTGCCTTAGCAGCTGGGGTTTTAACTCACTCTCCTCAACCAGCACTTCTTTATCTG GTGCCATCGACACTTGGACCCATCATCATCATCTCTTGGGGAAGGAAGGAGCTAGCAGAGCTATGGGAAGGATCAAATACAAACCTAAATGACAAATCTCATTTAACCGAAGTTTGA